One region of Parambassis ranga chromosome 12, fParRan2.1, whole genome shotgun sequence genomic DNA includes:
- the rabepk gene encoding rab9 effector protein with kelch motifs translates to MEFLPVLDPLNKPKGGVWYSLIPNGDAPGSSVGHTCTFTHSEDGGKGKILIVGGADPCGSFSHCHIINLDNHEWNIPEFEGLEARYEHCSFVPESYPQSLWVFGGAQQSGNHNSIQSMQLKDSVPRWKNVAVNGKPPSPRTYHTNSACLGDHLYVFSGGEEGASPVSDPKLHVFNAVSSTWSQPETQGRHPPARHGHIIVAVDLKIYIHGGMAGDKFNNDMFSLDTRSMIWEKVQAKGDIPPGIAAHSAVVLGKNIYIFGGMTADGATNSMYKFNTDKSRWIMMKFEGDMPPNRLDHSMCVLPWKVCSEGYGDQEEANSLETINLAFVFGGMDTQGVIHNDCVVTVLS, encoded by the exons ATGGAGTTTCTCCCAGTACTTGACCCTCTAAATAAACCTAAAGGAGGAGTATG GTATTCTTTGATACCAAACGGAGATGCTCCAGGCTCCAGTGTGGGTCACACCTGCACATTTACCCATTCTGAAGATGGAGGCAAAGGGAAAATACTTATTGTTGGAGGAGCTGATCCCTGTGGCAGTTTCTCACATTGCCACATTATAAATCTAG ATAACCATGAATGGAACATTCCAGAGTTTGAAGGTTTGGAGGCACGGTATGAACACTGTAGCTTTGTGCCAGAGAGTTATCCTCAGAGCCTGTGGGTGTTCGGTGGGGCACAGCAAAGTGGCAATCACAACAGCATCCAGAGTATGCAGCTAAAAG ACAGTGTGCCTCGGTGGAAGAATGTTGCGGTAAATGGGAAACCCCCCAGTCCCCGGACCTACCACACCAATTCAGCCTGTCTTGGAGACCACCTCTATGTCTTTTCTGGTGGGGAGGAAGGTGCTTCACCTGTCTCTGACCCCAAGCTTCATGTCTTTAATGCAG TGTCTTCCACGTGGTCCCAACCAGAAACACAAGGCAGGCACCCTCCAGCCAGACATGGCCACATTATTGTGGCAGTGGATTTAAAGATCTACATTCATGGCGGCATGGCTGGAGACAAATTCAACAATGATATGTTCTCTCTGGACACAA ggAGCATGATATGGGAGAAAGTGCAGGCTAAAGGAGATATCCCACCAGGAATAGCAGCCCACTCTGCTGTAGTGCTGGGCAAGAACATCTACATATTTGGAGGGATGACTGCAGATGGAGCCACCAACTCCATGTACAAATTCAACACTG ATAAAAGCAGATGGATCATGATGAAATTTGAAGGAGATATGCCACCTAACCGCCTTGACCATTCCATGTGTGTACTGCCGTGGAaggtgtgtagtgaggggtatGGAGATCAGGAGGAGGCAAACAGTTTAGAGACAATAAATCTGGCTTTTGTATTTGGAGGGATGGACACACAGGGTGTCATACATAATGACTGTGTTGTGACTGTACTGTCTTAA